From Planctomycetota bacterium:
CTCCGCCGATCCCAGTTCCGCCAGGCGCTTCTGGATGGCCGCCCGCGCCTCGGCCGGCAGGTCCGCTTCCGCCAGCACCCGCCGCGCCCCGTCCTCGAACACCGGCCGCGCAAACGCCGTCGTCCAGTACCGGTCCGGCCGCATCTGGAGGAGCCTAAGGAACCCCTCGAACTCCGCGAAGTACGAGCCGTAGATGTGGAACGAGTCGGCCACGTGCACGTACTCGCCCGGCTCGACGCCGAGTTCGCGCGCCACTTCGCGCTGGAGTTCCGTGAATGCGTACATATTCATAAATGCGGCCTTGAATGCGTCGTTGGAGCGGATGTGAATCGCCAGGTTCAGGCGGCTCGTGCTTCGCAGCGAAGCACTGCTCTCTGCTTCGCCCTGCGTAGCGGGCTTCGCAGAGCAGGGTCGCAGAGTAGCATCCGCCCTGCCCTCGCGGCCCTGCCCCGCCGGGCCTGCCCCGTTGGGGTTGGGGGCCTCCTCCACCCGGAACCACATCCGCTGAAGGCACGCCGGGTCGCGGATGCCAAGATCGTTCCACGCCTGCCACGTCACCGCCTGCGCCCGCCGCGTGTACGGCGTCTCCTTGAGCATCCGCACGACCTCGGCAATCTGGTCGATCGGCTCCGCGCGGCCGGGGACCTTGTACGCCCGCAGACGCTCGTGGTACGTGTACTCCCACTTCCCTTCCTCGGGCGCGATCCAGTGGTCGTGCACGCCGTACAGCACCTCGGCCCGATAAACCTCCAGGTCCTCGAGGCCACCGGGGAAGGCCTTGTGGATCCGCGGCTCGGCGAACGGTTCGGCGACGTGAATGAGGCACGCGACATCCCGGCTTTCGGGGTCGTCGGGTTTGTCATACTGGGTGCGGAACCGCGCGCCTTTCTCCCAACACGCACGGACGGCCTGCTCCCAGGCCTCCGGCAGCGTGCGCGCTTTGACGTAGATGGATTCCATGCGGCCCTCATGCAGGTCGTCGATTCGCCGGCGATTGTAGGCCGACCCGCGCCGAAGGGCAAGCCGAATCGTCTTCTTCAAATCTCTCGCTTGCCCCGACCGCGGTTCCGCGCCATGATATCCGCGCCGGCGCGCCTGCCTGAACCGCCGCCTGCGCTGCCGCCTCACTTCGGCTGGAGGATGTCGTAGCACGTCAGCCGGTCGTGGTACCGCAGGTACAGCCGGCCGTCCAGGATGACCGGGTGGGCCCAGGCGTCGTTGCACTTCTCCTCGACCAGTTGGAAGCGGCTGACGACTTCGAACGCCTGCGGGCCGGACCGGACGAGCGCCATCGTACCGTCCTCGCCCAGGCAATACAGGCGGCCGTCGGCATAGGTGGGCGCCCCGCGCGCGAGGTCGCGGCTTTGGTACGTCTGGGCGCCGGTGGCGACGTCGTAGCAGACCCAGCCGGCCTCTTCCCATCCGCTTCCGTAGATATAACCATCCACCGCAACGGCCCCGCCGTTGCAGTTGTCCATGCGGCCCTCCCACTTTTTGCGGAAGCGGACGCCGTCGTCGCCGGCCACCAGGTCCAGGAACACGGCCCCGCTCTTGGTGGGCAGCGTGTAGAAGATGCCGCCGCGGTGGAAAACAGGCGTGGCGCACGAGGCGTCGAACTCGGTCCGCTTGGGAAACGTGTCGTACCGTTTACCGGTGTCGGCGTCGATGCACACGATGGCCCGAAGCGCCAGGTTCACGAGAAGTTTCCGCCCGCCGAACCCGACGAGGATGGGCGAGGCGTAGCCGGTGCGCTGCACGGCCGGGTCGTCGAGAGGCGGGCTGGTCCAGGCGGTCCGGCCGGTCTTGGCGTCCAGGGCCACCATGAACGCCTGCTGGCCGCCCGGCGTTGCGAACACCTTTCCCTCGTGCACCAGGACGCCCTCGGCAAGGCCCCAGGTGATCGGCCGGCCGCCGAACTGCTCCAGGACGTTCTCAGCCCACAGTTCCTTGCCGGTCTCGGCGTCCAGGCACGCCAGCCGCCCATGCCCGTTCATGTGGTACACGCGCCCGTCGGCGTAGCAGCACGAGGCCCGGGACCCCGGGTGATTGCGGGTCCACGCCTTGCCGTTGGGTGTCCGCCAGCGCTCGTTGCCCCGGCTGTCGAGGCATAGGACGTAACATTCCTGGTCGAAGTCCCCGGCAATGTAGATATTTCCACCCGTGATGATAGGCCCGGACCAGCCGCGGCCGAGGCCCTCGGCCGTCCAGAGGGCCTTCGGGCCTCCTTCCGGCCATTGCTGGAGGAGCCCGGTCTCGCGCGAGATGCCGTCGCGCCAGCGTCCGTGCCACTGCGGCCAGCCCTGCTCGGGCGAGGGGATGGGGCCGTCGGCGGCCTCGCCGGCCGCCGACGCCGGCGTCAGCAGGAGGCCCATGACCACGACGGCAAGCAGGTGGATGCGCATCCTTCGCCCTCCGTGACCGCCGCCGTTCCGCACCCGGGCGTCCGTTCGAAAGCCAACGCTCGGCGACGATTGTAGGCCGACCCGGCGCCGAAGGGCAAGTCGAATCGCTGCGCCGACACCGGCAGATCTTTCCCTTGCCTCGCCTGTCGCACCGCTTTAATATACTCGACACTCGCTCCGGCGCGACCGGCGTCGGCTGGAGACGACACGCACCCGAAAGGAGAACCTTGCAATGACCTACACACCGCCAGGAGTCAAACCCTCGCGGCCGACGGCCCCGGCCCCCGCACCGAAGACGAGCGGTCTGGCCATCGCGAGCCTCGTCCTGGGCATCGTAGGGCCCTGCACGGTGGGCCTGGGCTCGATCATGGGCATCATCCTCGGCATCGTCGGCCTGGTGAAGATCGGCAAGAGCGCCGGGGCGAAGGGCGGCCGCGGCCTGGCCATTGCGGGCATCGTAGTGTCGGCCGCGGGCCTCTTGGTCCTGCCTCTGCTTGCGGCCATTCTGCTGCCAGCCGTTTTCAGCGCGCTCGACCAGGCCAACGCGGTCAGTTCCACGAACAACGTCGGTCAGTTGTGCACGGCGGCCCAAGTGTACGCCACCTCGCATCGCCAGCAACTGCCCCCCGCCGACTCCTGGCCGCAGGTCTTCCAAGAGCAGATGGAATTCCCGGCCGCCGTCATGGCCGACCCCGCCGACCAGCAAGGCGGCCGCGCGTACGCCATGAACGCGGCCCTGGACGGCAAAGCCGTTGCCCCGGACATGGGGCGCACGGTCCTCTTCTTTGAGTGCCGGCCCGGCGCCCCGCCCGCGGGCGGGCCGGAACTGCTGCCCGACAAGCCGCGCCACGCCGGCCGCTACGTCATCGGGTTCCTCGACGGTCACACGGAGAGCGTGGCGCCCGAGGAGGTCAGGCAACTCATCTGGCAGCCGAAACGCGAACCCGGCTTCTAAGGAGCCGGTGGCAGGGTGGTCGCTGCGGCGACCGCGGTTCCGCGCTATGATATTCGCTCCGGCGCGACCGGCGCCCATGTTGATGACGATGTCCCAGACACATGGGGTCCCAGGACGCGCCTTCAGAAGGAGACAACGGATGGAACAGCGCGGGGTTAGCCTGCGGCGGCGAGAGTTTCTGGGGATGCTGGCCGGCGGGGCCGCGGCTGCCGCGATGGCCCGCTATGCGCCGGGCGCCGCGCGGTTGGCGCTGCCGCGCACACTGCTCGCCGCCGGGGCGACGACGGAACGGGCAAGGCCGAACATTCTGTTCATCGCCGTGGACGACATGAACGACTGGGGGGTCAGTTACCTGGCCGGCCGCCAGGGCGTCCACACGCCCAACCTCGACCGCCTGTCAGCGCGCGGCATCCTGTTCACCAACGCGCACTGTTCCGCCCCTGCCTGCAACCCGTCGCGGGCGAGCCTGATGACGGGCATCCGTCCGTCCACCTCCGGCGTGTACCACAACAACCATGACTGGCGCGTGAACCCTGTCCTGCGCTCGGTCCCGACGCTTCCGGAGCATTTCCGGGCCCACGGTTACACGGCCGTGGGCGGCGGCAAGATTTTCCACGCCCTGGAATGGGATGACGGCGAGACCGACGGGTACAACGATGCGAAGTGCTGGGACGCGTACTTTCCCTCGATGAAACGGCAGATGCCGCATCGCGTCCTTCCGCCGGGGAAACTGCCGCTCGCCCAAGGCACGTCCGAGAAGCGAGGCGCCCCCGATTTCTTCGATTGGGGACCCATCGGCCAGCCCATCGAAACGATGCCCGACCACAAAGTCGTGGACTGGGCCATCGGCGAGTTGAAGAAGACGCACGAGAAGCCCTTCTTCCAGGCGGTGGGGATCTTCCGCCCGCACATCCCCTGGTACGTGCCGAAACAGTTCTTCGACCTGTATCCGCTGGACGCCATCCAGGTGCCGTACGTCAAAGAGGGCTGGCTCGAGAAACTGCCGCCCGCCTCACAGAACAGCGGCGCCGTCCGCCGCAGGTGGCACCAGTGGGTCGTCAAGAGCGGAGAGTGGCAGAAGGCGGTCCAGGGGTACCTGGCGTCGATTTCCTTCACGGATTGGCAACTTGGCCGGCTCCTGGAGGCCCTCGACGCCAGCGCCTACGCCGAAAACACGGTCGCCGTCCTGTGGACCGACAACGGGTTCCACCTGGGCGACAAGGAGACGTGGGAAAAGTTCACCCTCTGGGAAGAATCGACCCGCGTGCCGCTGATCTTCGTCGTGCCGGGCCTGACCCGGCCGGACACCCGCTGTTCGCGCCCCGCCAGCCTGCTGGACGTCTATCCCACGCTCGTGGAGGTGGCGGGTCTGGCGCCCAATCCCAGGTTGGAGGGGGTCAGCCTGGTCGCGCAACTGCGCGACCCCGACGCGCCGCGCCAGGAGCCGGCCGTCACCACGCAAGGCCGCAACAACCATGCGGTCCGGTCCGAGCGCTACCGCTATATCCGCTACGACAACGGGGACGAGGAACTCTACGACCACCAGCATGACCCCGGCGAATGGGACAATCTGGCGGGCGACTCGAAACACAACGCCGTCAAGAAAGAACTGGCCGCCTGGTTGCCGAAGGTCAATGCGCCGGACAGCGCCGGGGGCACGTAACAGGAGAATGACGCCATGAAAACGGTTGGCACCACGAGGCGCGATTTTCTGAGGACCCTGGGCGCGGGGGCGGGCTCGCTGCTCCTGCCCGGCCGCCTGTTCGCCGCCGCCGGGGCGGCCGCAACGCCGTACATGTCGGGCAAGCGGCCCAACATCGTTCTCATCATGTCCGACGACATGGGGTTCTCGGACCTGGGCTGCTACGGCGGCGAGATCCGGACGCCGAACCTTGACGGCCTGGCGAAGCGCGGCCTGCGGTTCACCCAGTTCTACAACACGGCCCGGTGCTGCCCCACGCGGGCGTCGCTCCTGACAGGCCTGTATCCCCACCAGGCCGGCGTCGGGCACATGACGGAAGACAAGGGCCTGGACGGCTATCGCGGCGACCTCAACACCAATTGCCGCACCATCGCCGAAACGCTCAAACCGGCCGGATACTCCACCTACATGGTCGGCAAGTGGCACGTCACGCCGCACATCAAACCCGAGGGGCCAAAGCACAACTGGCCGCTCCAGCGCGGCTTCGATCGCTTCTACGGCACCATCCACGGCGCGGGTTCCTTCTTTGACCCGAACAGCCTGACGCGCGACAACACTCAGATCGTGCCGGATACCAAGGAATACTACTATACCGACGCCCTCAGCGACAACGCCGCCAAGTTCATCCGCGACCACAAGGGCGCCAACCCGTTCTTCCTGTACGTCGCCTACACAGCCGCTCACTGGCCCATGCATGCCAAGCCCGAGGACATAGCCAAGTACAAGGGCCGGTACGACCAAGGCTGGCAGGCCATGCGCCAGGAGCGGTACCGGCGGGCGCTCGACTTGGGCCTCATCGACAAGCGGTGGACTATGTCGCCGCCCGATAGTGCCCCCTGGGAGTCCGTCTCCGAGGCGGACAAGGCCTGGCACCTGCGGCGAATGGAAGTGTACGCCGCCATGGTCGATAACATGGACGCCGGGATCGGCCGCATCCTCGACGCCCTCAAGCAGACCGGCGCCCTCGAGAATACGCTCATTTTCTTCCTCGAGGATAACGGCGGCTGCGCCGAGGAGCACGGCAGCCGCGGCCCCGTCCGGCCCGACCCGTCGAAGCCGGTCAAACTCAAGCCCATGGCCCCTGACGAGTTGCAGACCCGGATGCAGCCGACGCACACGCGCGACGGTCGGCCCGTCCGCACCGGTCACGGGGTCATGCCCGGTCCGGCCGACACATACATCGCCTACGGCATGGAGTGGGCCAACGTCTCGAACACGCCTTTCCGCCTGTACAAGCATTGGGTGCACGAGGGCGGCATCGCCACGCCGCTCATCGCGCACTGGCCCGCGGGCCTGAAGCGGCAGGGCGAACTCGAGCGGCAGCCCGGCCACCTCATCGACATCATGGCCACCTGCTGCGACGTGGCCGGCGCCACGTACCCGACCGAGGTCGAGGGCCGACCCATCACCCCCCTGGAAGGTCGCAGCCTCGTGCCCGCGTTCGAGGGCAAGCCCATCCAGCGCGACGCCCTGTACTGGGAGCACGAGGGCAACCGGGCCGTCCGCGTCGGCAAGTGGAAACTCGTGGCCAAGGGCTCCAAGGCCGAGTGGGAACTCTACGACCTGGACGCCGACCGCACGGAGTTGAACAACCTCGCGGCGCAGGAACCCGAACGCGTCCGCGAGATGACCGCCCTCTGGGACGCCTGGGCCAAGCGCTGCGGCGTGGTCATGCCGGGCGAGTTCCCGAAGTAGGGCGCCGGCTGCCTCGGCGCAAGGGCAAGTCGAATCGCCTTCGTCTAATCTCTCCCTTGCCCCGGGTGCGGTCCCGCGCTATGATATTCGCTCCGGCGCGACCGGCGCCGGCTGGAGACGACACGCACCCGAAAGGAGAACCTTGCGATGACCTACACACCGCCAGGAGTTGAACCCTCGCGGCCGACGGCCCCGGCCCCCGCACCGAAGACGAGCGGCCACGCGATTGCCGGCCTCATCGTCGGCCTCGCCGGCCTGTGCACGTGCGGCGTCGGCGGCATCGCGGGCCTCGTCCTCAGCATCGTCGCCCTCAAGAAAATCGGCGCGAGCCGCGGCACGCTCGGCGGCCGGGGACTCGCCATCGCCGGCATCATCGCCTCCGCCGTCTGCATCCTGGTCGGCCTCGTCTTCGGGTTGGGCGTTTTGGTCGCCTTCATCACAGAAGCCTATAACTCGGAGTTGGAAAGTGCTCAGGACGCCAACCCAAGTTGGTCCACCCCGGCGCCTTCGCCCGGCGCGTACCTGCGACCCTGCGTCCCGCTAAGCGGTCCGACATATATTTTGCGCGGTGGTTCTCCGTAACCACCGCGCAAGAAAGCAATAGACCGCGGCGTCCCGGCGGGACGCCGCGCACACACTTTGCAAAACTTACGTCGGAACGCTTAGTTGCCGGCCCCGCAACGAGTTTGAGACCATGACGAATCTGCCGGCCGGCGGACCGGAGGAACTCTCGTGAGAGGCGCTTCGTGGGGCATCCTGGCGCTTGGCGCGGTCGCGGCCCTCGCCGGCGGCTGCAAGTCCGAGTCTGCTGCGCCCGGCGCCGGCGTGGTGCGCATCGAATGGCCCGACGGCGCCCCCGCGACGCCCGCCATGCTCGAGGATCAGCGGACGGAACTCGAGTCCGACGCGGTCCTCGCCGGCGCCCTGGCGCGTCTGGCGAAGGCCGGCGGCGCTCCTGAACCTTACGGCGGGCCCGACGCCGTCGCCCGCCTTCGCGCCGACCTGCGCGTCGAACGCGTTCCGGGCGCCGACTGCCTCGGCGTCCGCCTCGAAGGCGGTCCCGAGGACCGCCGCGCCTCCGTCATCCGCGCCGTCCTCGAAGCGTTCGTCCAGTCCAAGAGCGAACGCGAAAGCGGCCGCGGCGAACGCCGAAAAAAACTCGAAACCGAGCGCGACTCCCTCCGCCGGCGCGCCGCCGACGCCGAACGCAACCTCGGAGAACTCCGCACCCGCCTCGGCCTGGTGACGACCGACCCCGCGGCCGACGAACGCCGGGTCCGCCTCGACGCCCTGGGCGCGCTCGCCGACCGCCGCCGGCCCGCGTTCGACCGCGCCAAGGCCGCGTGGAACGAGTTCCAGGCCCTCCAGGCCCAGGCCGCCGATGCGAAGAACGCGGCCGTCTTCCTGAAGGCGTATCCCCCGATCGCCGAGGCGATCGAATCCGACCCGGGCGTCGCCGGCGCCCGCGCGGAAGTCGAACGGCTGGAAAAGAACCTCGCGTCCCTGCGTGCGAAGTACGGCGACGACGCCGCGGCCGTCCGCCAGATGCTGGCCAAACTCGAGGAAGCCCGCGCCGAACTCCGGATTTGCCGCGCCCCCCTCGCCCAGGCGCTCCTCGAGGAGAAGGCCGCCATCCTCCGGCGCGACCGGGACCGGGCCGTACGGGATGAAGTGGAACTGGCGCGCGAGACGGGAGAGGCCCGGGCGGCCGCCGAAAGAATCGCTCCGGCCGTCGAGACCTTCCGCCGGCACGAGAAAGAGTTGGCCGATCTCCGTGCCCGCCTCGGCGAGACGGAAGAAGAACTCACGCGTCTGCGTGTCGAGGCCGCCGTCGGCCAACCCGCCGCCACCGTCGTCCAGTGGCCGTAATCGGGCGGTGACCCGAAACCGGCATTGCCGCTTCCGCTAGCGCCGGACCGCCACGCCGGGGCCGATGAATCGCGGCACATAGCCGCCCGCCCCGTGCTGCACCGGCTCCAGTACGACGAACGCCTTCTCATCCACCGCGCGCACCAGGTCCAACGCTTTCTGCGCCTGCGAACGCCGGACAACGCTGAAAAGAATCTCGACCGGCCCGTCGCGTCCCTCGCCGGCGACGGCGGTGACGGCGAATCCGCCGGACCGCAGGCGGTCGCCGATCGGACCGCCCGGCGGGCGGCTGAGAACACGAAAGAGCACAAACTCCGACGAGAACCGCGTCGCCAGCGTCATCCCCACCAGCGTCCCGACGCCGAAACCCGCCGCGTAGCCCACCATCTGAAGCCAGTGGATCGGCGGGCGAAACATCGTCGCCAGCGCGACGATGAAGATCCCCGAAGCCAGCATGCCGAACACCGCCGCGAGCCCGCGTTGGCCCTTGACGATCGAGATGACGCGCAACGTGTCGATGCTCACGTCGGAGACGCGGCAAAGGAAGATGAAGACCGCGCCGAGCACCACCCGTTGCCACTCCGCCCCGCCGATGGCTTCCGCCAGTTGTCCGACATCCATGCTCCGTCCTCCCT
This genomic window contains:
- a CDS encoding thymidylate synthase; translated protein: MKKTIRLALRRGSAYNRRRIDDLHEGRMESIYVKARTLPEAWEQAVRACWEKGARFRTQYDKPDDPESRDVACLIHVAEPFAEPRIHKAFPGGLEDLEVYRAEVLYGVHDHWIAPEEGKWEYTYHERLRAYKVPGRAEPIDQIAEVVRMLKETPYTRRAQAVTWQAWNDLGIRDPACLQRMWFRVEEAPNPNGAGPAGQGREGRADATLRPCSAKPATQGEAESSASLRSTSRLNLAIHIRSNDAFKAAFMNMYAFTELQREVARELGVEPGEYVHVADSFHIYGSYFAEFEGFLRLLQMRPDRYWTTAFARPVFEDGARRVLAEADLPAEARAAIQKRLAELGSAE
- a CDS encoding PQQ-binding-like beta-propeller repeat protein, encoding MRIHLLAVVVMGLLLTPASAAGEAADGPIPSPEQGWPQWHGRWRDGISRETGLLQQWPEGGPKALWTAEGLGRGWSGPIITGGNIYIAGDFDQECYVLCLDSRGNERWRTPNGKAWTRNHPGSRASCCYADGRVYHMNGHGRLACLDAETGKELWAENVLEQFGGRPITWGLAEGVLVHEGKVFATPGGQQAFMVALDAKTGRTAWTSPPLDDPAVQRTGYASPILVGFGGRKLLVNLALRAIVCIDADTGKRYDTFPKRTEFDASCATPVFHRGGIFYTLPTKSGAVFLDLVAGDDGVRFRKKWEGRMDNCNGGAVAVDGYIYGSGWEEAGWVCYDVATGAQTYQSRDLARGAPTYADGRLYCLGEDGTMALVRSGPQAFEVVSRFQLVEEKCNDAWAHPVILDGRLYLRYHDRLTCYDILQPK
- a CDS encoding DUF4190 domain-containing protein, translating into MTYTPPGVKPSRPTAPAPAPKTSGLAIASLVLGIVGPCTVGLGSIMGIILGIVGLVKIGKSAGAKGGRGLAIAGIVVSAAGLLVLPLLAAILLPAVFSALDQANAVSSTNNVGQLCTAAQVYATSHRQQLPPADSWPQVFQEQMEFPAAVMADPADQQGGRAYAMNAALDGKAVAPDMGRTVLFFECRPGAPPAGGPELLPDKPRHAGRYVIGFLDGHTESVAPEEVRQLIWQPKREPGF
- a CDS encoding sulfatase; the protein is MEQRGVSLRRREFLGMLAGGAAAAAMARYAPGAARLALPRTLLAAGATTERARPNILFIAVDDMNDWGVSYLAGRQGVHTPNLDRLSARGILFTNAHCSAPACNPSRASLMTGIRPSTSGVYHNNHDWRVNPVLRSVPTLPEHFRAHGYTAVGGGKIFHALEWDDGETDGYNDAKCWDAYFPSMKRQMPHRVLPPGKLPLAQGTSEKRGAPDFFDWGPIGQPIETMPDHKVVDWAIGELKKTHEKPFFQAVGIFRPHIPWYVPKQFFDLYPLDAIQVPYVKEGWLEKLPPASQNSGAVRRRWHQWVVKSGEWQKAVQGYLASISFTDWQLGRLLEALDASAYAENTVAVLWTDNGFHLGDKETWEKFTLWEESTRVPLIFVVPGLTRPDTRCSRPASLLDVYPTLVEVAGLAPNPRLEGVSLVAQLRDPDAPRQEPAVTTQGRNNHAVRSERYRYIRYDNGDEELYDHQHDPGEWDNLAGDSKHNAVKKELAAWLPKVNAPDSAGGT
- a CDS encoding arylsulfatase, producing MSGKRPNIVLIMSDDMGFSDLGCYGGEIRTPNLDGLAKRGLRFTQFYNTARCCPTRASLLTGLYPHQAGVGHMTEDKGLDGYRGDLNTNCRTIAETLKPAGYSTYMVGKWHVTPHIKPEGPKHNWPLQRGFDRFYGTIHGAGSFFDPNSLTRDNTQIVPDTKEYYYTDALSDNAAKFIRDHKGANPFFLYVAYTAAHWPMHAKPEDIAKYKGRYDQGWQAMRQERYRRALDLGLIDKRWTMSPPDSAPWESVSEADKAWHLRRMEVYAAMVDNMDAGIGRILDALKQTGALENTLIFFLEDNGGCAEEHGSRGPVRPDPSKPVKLKPMAPDELQTRMQPTHTRDGRPVRTGHGVMPGPADTYIAYGMEWANVSNTPFRLYKHWVHEGGIATPLIAHWPAGLKRQGELERQPGHLIDIMATCCDVAGATYPTEVEGRPITPLEGRSLVPAFEGKPIQRDALYWEHEGNRAVRVGKWKLVAKGSKAEWELYDLDADRTELNNLAAQEPERVREMTALWDAWAKRCGVVMPGEFPK
- a CDS encoding DUF4190 domain-containing protein gives rise to the protein MTYTPPGVEPSRPTAPAPAPKTSGHAIAGLIVGLAGLCTCGVGGIAGLVLSIVALKKIGASRGTLGGRGLAIAGIIASAVCILVGLVFGLGVLVAFITEAYNSELESAQDANPSWSTPAPSPGAYLRPCVPLSGPTYILRGGSP
- a CDS encoding DUF5698 domain-containing protein, which encodes MDVGQLAEAIGGAEWQRVVLGAVFIFLCRVSDVSIDTLRVISIVKGQRGLAAVFGMLASGIFIVALATMFRPPIHWLQMVGYAAGFGVGTLVGMTLATRFSSEFVLFRVLSRPPGGPIGDRLRSGGFAVTAVAGEGRDGPVEILFSVVRRSQAQKALDLVRAVDEKAFVVLEPVQHGAGGYVPRFIGPGVAVRR